CACCACCCTCGTCCGCGACGACCCGACCAACAGAATCGTCCGCATGTCGACCTCCTCGGGCACAAGCTCCGCCAGCCGCACGATCCGTACGCACTGCCCGTCGCCGCCGACATCCCGCGCCACCACGACCGGTGTGTCCGGGGCCCGGTGTTCGAGCAGCAGCTCACGCGCCTTGGCGACCTGCCAGGTCCGGCTGCGGGAGCCGGGGTTGTACAGGGCGAGCACGAGGTCCGCCGTCGCGGCGGCCCGCAGGCGTTCCGCGATGACCTCCCAGGGCTTGAGCCGGTCGGAGAGCGAGACGGTGGCGTAGTCGTGCCCGAGGGGCGCGCCCGCGGCCGCCGCCGCGGCGTTCGCGGCGGTCACTCCGGGCAGCACCCGGACGGGGACGTCCGCGTACTCCGGCTGCGACGCGACCTCCAGGACCGCCGTCGCCATCGCGAAGACCCCGGGGTCGCCGCCGGAGACAACGGCGACGCTGCGCCCGCGCCGGGCGAGGTCGAGCGCGAACTCGGCCCGTTCGGACTCGACCTTGTTGTCGGAGCCGTGCCGCTGCTGACCGGGGCGTACGGGCACCCGGTCCAGGTAGGTCGTATAGCCGACGAGATCGTCCGCGGCGGCCAGCGCCCCCTTGGACTCGGGGGTGAGCCACAGCGGCCCGGCGGGCCCGGTGCCGACGACGACGACCTCGCCCCCCTCGGCGGCCCGGTGGTCACCGGCGTCGCCACCGAGACCGACCCGGCTCGGCAGCACCGCCACCGAGAAGTACGGCACCGACTCCGCGTCCACGTCGGCCAGCCGGGCGGTGCGCTCCCCGTCCATGGTGGCCCGTTCCGCATAACGCGCGTCGGCGAGCCGGCCGGAACGTTCCAGCGCCCGCCGCACCTTGGGGAACGTACGCCCCAGTTTCATCACCACGGCCGCGTCCGTCGCGGCGAGGCGCGCTGTGAGCTCCTCCTCGGGCAGGGTGCCGGGGAGGATCGTCAGCACCTCATCGCCCTCGACGAGCGGCGCGCCGAGCCGGGCCGCGGCCCCGCTCACGGAGGTGACCCCGGGGACGACCTCCGTCTCGTACCGGTCGGCGAGCCGCTTGTGCATGTGCATGTACGAGCCGTAGAAGAGCGGATCGCCCTCCGCGAGCACCGCGACCGTCCGCCCGGCGTCGAGGTGGACGGCCAGCCGGGCCGCCGCCTCGGTATAGAAGTCCTCCATGGCGCCCCGGTATCCGCCGGGGTGGTCGGTGGTCTCCGTGGTGACGGGGTAGACCAGCGCCTCTTCGACATGGTCGGGACGGATGTGCCGGGCGGCGATGGACCGCGCGATGGACCGTCCGTGCCGGGCGCTGTGGTACGCGATCACATCCGCGTCGGCGATGACCTCCACGGCGCGTACGGTCATCAGGGACGGGTCGCCGGGGCCGAGCCCCACCCCGTACAGCCGGCCGGTGGTCGTCGTCCCGCTCATTCTTCCTCGCTCGCGATCGCGTTCAGGGCGGCCGCCGCCATGGCGCTGCCACCGCGCCGCCCGCGCACGACCAGGTGGTCGAGGCCCAGGACATGCCCGGCCAGGGCGTCCTTCGACTCGGCGGCGCCGATGAAGCCTACGGGCACCCCGATGACGGCCGCGGGCCGAGGGGCGCCCTCCTCGATCATCTCCAGGAGCCGGAAGAGCGCGGTGGGGGCGTTGCCGACGGCGACGACCGCGCCGTCGAGCCGCTCCCGCCACAGCTCCAGCGCGGCGGCGCTGCGGGTGGTGCCGAGTCCGGCGGCGAGCGCGGGCACGGAGGGGTCGGAGAGTGTGCAGATCACCTCGTTGTCGGCGGGCAGCCGCTTGCGGGTGACCCCGCTGGCGACCATCTGCGCGTCGCAGAGGATCGGCGCACCGGCCCGCAGCGCGGCCCGCGCGCGGGAGACGACCTGCGGGCTGTAGGACAGATCGCGTACGAGATCGACCATCCCGCAGGCGTGGATCATCCGGACCGCCACCTGGCTGATGTCGGCGGGCAGGCCCGAGAGGTCCGCCTCGGCGCGGATGGTGGCAAAGGACTGGCGGTAGATGGCCGCCCCGTCCTTCTCGTAGTCGAACACGGTGTTCTCGCTGCTCTCGCTGATCGGGGTCACCGCGCCCGGGTGGACGCGGACGGCGCCGGACGCGCCGTGGCCATCGTGACGGTGTCGCCCCCGGGGTCGGCGGCGGGGGTGGCGGTACGGGCCGCGGCGACGGCGTCGGAGAGTGCCGCCGGGGCGGCCCGGACCGGGGCGGCCCCGGCCCCGTCCGCAGCACTGTCCGTTCCGTCGCGGACGGTGGACACCCGGTACCCGTTCTCCTGGGCGACGACGTCCACCCGGTCACCGGGCGGCCGTCCGCAGCGGCGCTCGCACCCGGACCAGTACACGGGGAGCGCGGCGACGGGGGCGGGCGCGGCGGTGGCGGTGGCGGTGAGCGTGACGACGGCCGCCGCGTCCGCGCGCACGTCGGCGAGGGACTTCGCGCAGCCGGGGCGTCCGGCACAGGCGCCCACGCCCCGCCAGGGCGAACCGGGTCCGGTGACCAGTCCGGCGGCGGAGAGCCGGGCGAGCCGCCCGGGGCCGTGGGCGGTGCCGACGGCGGGGACGAGGACGCCGCGCCAGGGGGTGAGCCGCAGCTCGCCCCGGCCGTCCCGGCGGGCGCACTCGGTGAGCAGCCGCCACTGTGCACCGGTGATCCGTCCGAAAGGAGCCTGGACGGAGAGGGTGACGTCGGCTGCCGACGGACCGGGGATCAGGCCGGGGACGGGCCCTTCGGCGACGGACCACGTTCCCGCCGCACCCGCACCCGCACCCGCATGGCCACCCGCACCCGCACTGCCACTCGCGCTGATATCCGGCATATCCGGATCAGTGCACACCGTCACACCGTCATGACGCAACCGTTCCCTGACCGTCCGCACCAGCCCGGCTCCGCCATCGCCGAGTTCGGCGATGCGCCAGACACCCCGACGCCGACCGGATTCGGCCACGGCGCCCGTCGTCACCGCGCCCGTCGCCACGGCGTCCAGGAAGGCAGCGGCCGCTGTGGTCGCGGCTCGTACCGCCGCCGCTCCGGGCACCCGGAGAACATCGCCCCCCTGCCCCAGCCGGACCAGGGCGAAACCCCCTTGGGCCGCAGTGAGTGTCACATCCGCGCCGAGGGAGAGCACATCGCCGCGCCCGTCGTCGAGCGCGAAGAGGAAGCGCCCGGAGAGAGCCGCGAGCGGGCCCCCGGCGCACAGCGCGGCGTCGAGCTGCCGCAGCCAGGGCCCCACATCGGCGTGCCCGCGTCCGTCGAGT
The nucleotide sequence above comes from Streptomyces clavuligerus. Encoded proteins:
- a CDS encoding cobalamin biosynthesis protein CobG produces the protein MPPARADGGTDADGGVGAGGGGAGGDSSAGSPVGSFPAVPAGSLGDAPADSPAGSLADPPAGGDASAGAGRGRDPRTRAQGDACPGALRLHSADDGALARVRVPGGLLGLRQADALADAALRLGDGSLHLTSRGNVQLRGLREGCGGELAELLGAAGLLPSPRQERIRNVVATPLSGLDGRGHADVGPWLRQLDAALCAGGPLAALSGRFLFALDDGRGDVLSLGADVTLTAAQGGFALVRLGQGGDVLRVPGAAAVRAATTAAAAFLDAVATGAVTTGAVAESGRRRGVWRIAELGDGGAGLVRTVRERLRHDGVTVCTDPDMPDISASGSAGAGGHAGAGAGAAGTWSVAEGPVPGLIPGPSAADVTLSVQAPFGRITGAQWRLLTECARRDGRGELRLTPWRGVLVPAVGTAHGPGRLARLSAAGLVTGPGSPWRGVGACAGRPGCAKSLADVRADAAAVVTLTATATAAPAPVAALPVYWSGCERRCGRPPGDRVDVVAQENGYRVSTVRDGTDSAADGAGAAPVRAAPAALSDAVAAARTATPAADPGGDTVTMATARPAPSASTRAR
- a CDS encoding precorrin-8X methylmutase, with the translated sequence MFDYEKDGAAIYRQSFATIRAEADLSGLPADISQVAVRMIHACGMVDLVRDLSYSPQVVSRARAALRAGAPILCDAQMVASGVTRKRLPADNEVICTLSDPSVPALAAGLGTTRSAAALELWRERLDGAVVAVGNAPTALFRLLEMIEEGAPRPAAVIGVPVGFIGAAESKDALAGHVLGLDHLVVRGRRGGSAMAAAALNAIASEEE
- a CDS encoding precorrin-2 C(20)-methyltransferase; its protein translation is MSGTTTTGRLYGVGLGPGDPSLMTVRAVEVIADADVIAYHSARHGRSIARSIAARHIRPDHVEEALVYPVTTETTDHPGGYRGAMEDFYTEAAARLAVHLDAGRTVAVLAEGDPLFYGSYMHMHKRLADRYETEVVPGVTSVSGAAARLGAPLVEGDEVLTILPGTLPEEELTARLAATDAAVVMKLGRTFPKVRRALERSGRLADARYAERATMDGERTARLADVDAESVPYFSVAVLPSRVGLGGDAGDHRAAEGGEVVVVGTGPAGPLWLTPESKGALAAADDLVGYTTYLDRVPVRPGQQRHGSDNKVESERAEFALDLARRGRSVAVVSGGDPGVFAMATAVLEVASQPEYADVPVRVLPGVTAANAAAAAAGAPLGHDYATVSLSDRLKPWEVIAERLRAAATADLVLALYNPGSRSRTWQVAKARELLLEHRAPDTPVVVARDVGGDGQCVRIVRLAELVPEEVDMRTILLVGSSRTRVVRRGDGSEVVWTPRRY